The genomic window AATTCTGATCTATAAAAACAGGTCGTCTCTATACACAGGATtcataatgcttgtgtcaatgggacaaattatctaaggaaccaccaaaaagtggacTCACTGGTCAGGTGGTCcctatgtagaggtggtcacttgtacaggtttgacttaaCATCACTACCGGTCACAACACAACTGTTGGTGTGGCCTCAAACCATCCATACACATGGAATCCTgtgcttggtgctgaacactctcCGCACACAtataaacctgtccttggtgctgaacaccttccacacaTTTACAAACCTGttcctagtgctgaacactacTACAAACACACACTGGCTTTTCTTTCCTAGGCCTTACAGGTATATCACGCACATCTATGACtgaaaatatcatcaataaGTAAGTAATAGACCCTTAAGAACTTCTTACCTCACACTCCTCAGCAATCTTGGGTCCCGTGAGGAACAGTCTCGTCTCCAGACAGTCCACCGGCCCGAAGTCGCTCCTGAATATGATAAAAAGTATGTGAATAGCTATGTATATCTGGTCTTTTATGGTGCCATGATTGACAAGACTTTTCCCATAGGGACAATACTTAAGCGTCTCCATCAAAATcgttaactttaaaaaaatcatagaaaatctcaatttgttgtatcattagacaaaaaagaaaattgaatgatCAGAAGAATTAATCTATGAGACGGAGCTATTTTCAGTGACTTCCATCCAGCGTATGCAAAACTTTGGTGTGCCATTGCCTACCTGAAGTCTAAGTACTCGTCCAGAACGGTTGGGTAGAGCGCGGCACTCAGCACGTCCCAGTCCTGCACGGGGATCTTCTTACCGAACTTCTCCAGGAGCTGGAGCTTCAGCGCGGCGAAGTCCAGCGGCGGCATGGACTCACCGGGGCGGCCGGTCACTTTCTTCATGCCCTTCAGGATCTGGGGTGGagattttaaattttttaatctttttatttaaaaaagttTATGGAAGACATGCAACAGGTTACAACGACAGAGGGTTACAATGCGGTAGAAGTCCAGTTCTGGCATGGTGGCCGGTCACTTTCTTCATGCCCTTCAGAATCTGGGGTGAAGATTTTTATaatattcaaaatatatctagatttacagtagtatgaATGATATGTGGGCAGGAACCTGGAGAAATGTACCCAAACTGGGGCAGCCAGTCACTTTCCTTTCATACCTGTTAGGATCTGGGATGGAGatctttttgttgaaaacattttattGAAGCCATAAAACAGATTAGAACAACAAAGTGCATCCCTGACAGAAAATCTGCTTTGATTGTGGTGTGATGACTCTGCAGTCcctgtgaaaaccgcaaacataaaccCATGAAAAATGCAGTGGTATGCATGTAATGCCGTAACAATTGGGCATGTTTTTATCGTCTCACACACTTTGCCTCGATACAAATGAAGACACTGCATTTGCCAATCAAGACATGAAAGATCTTTAAAAGACTaaactgacctttgacctgaggGGTTCTGGGAAGCCACCGTACGGCTCGCCGAGGTAGCCCTGGAAGAACTCGATGACGGAGCTGGGGAGGGACAGCTCCTCCGCACGGTCCAGCACCATCTCAGGGGTCAGCTTGTTCTGCACCATGAACTGGGCAAGGTCACCTACGACCTTGGATGATGGGGTCACCTGGTGGGAAAAATTGCAGATGTTTAGGAGTAGACTTGGATTTTGAGATGTCGTTTTAAGATGACATTGTCTACAACAGAAAGATGTCTTCCAAATAACATTAACAGTTCAATCCATAACGGAGTGGCTGCATCTTGATCAAGGTTTTAGTTTTCCACatattttgttgtacattttgactGAGGTAGGCAGGGCCatgggatcagtctattgtGGAGAATCATGCCAAATGAATCAGTTACGATATCTCTGTTGAACAATGAATATCTCTCAAGACTATGAATAACAAAGAACCATTGAACCAATGAACAACCTGTACCCAGCCTACATCTCTGTTGTACAAGCAGATTATTAAAGAACAATGAATAGTCCAAAAGACTTATAGTATGAACCATTGAAGAACACTATACCAAGACAGGTACCTTAATGACATCACCGAGAAGCTTGTTGGCCTCAGCATACGCCTTCTTAATCTCAGGGAACTTGTCGGCCAGCCCTAGACTGTAGGCCTGGAACTGCAGGTTGGTGTACTGGCCGCCCGGGATCTCGTTCTCGTAGACGTCTGCGTTGCCGCTCTTCATGGAGACCGTGCACTCGAAGGGCGAGTACAGCTGTCTGGTCTGCTCCCAGTACGCACTGTAGTCAAACACTCTCTCCAGAGGGATCCCTGGGGGAAAAGAGCACACATGACATTTCTCAGTTTGCTGAGGCTGACACTAGGGATGAAATGATTGGGtacttgttttgtacattttcatttATGTGTGATGAATTGTAATTGTAAAATCGACACCACTCAGGTATATCATTGTCAAGTGTTTACCAAAGTTAAGAAATATCAGCAGGTGCACGATGGCATTTTGAAAACATGACCGGACCATTTCTTGACACACTGTACCTTTTCAGACAATTTCATTGCCAGGGACccttgcatgatgtacaaactGTACAAGACTTATATAACCTACATGAATATGCACCTGTTATGTGTCTCTGTAATGCCAAGTATGTGTAATGATTCCACTCCATGTTTACAGATCTATCAGGACTtcaatcatgcaaaatgtatatttcttatCATTTGTCTGACCGTTTTATTACCTTTTCACTCATGATCATGACCTCAACAAAAAGAAGCCTGCAGGCCATTTGGATATTCtcattaataaacaaacaaacaaacctgtatcCAGCTCAGTGCCCTGTAGGGACGCCACCAGGGCTCCCATGCTCGGCTGCGACGTCATCCCAGACATGGAGTCCACCGCCACGTCGACCACGTCTGCCCCAGCCTCCGCGCACGCCAGCATGGAAGCCACGCCTGCGCCCGACGTGTCGTGGGTGTGCACGTGGATGGGCATGTCAGGGTGCTTGTCTCTCAGGGCAGAGATCAGGATCTTGGCAGCCTGGGGCTTCAGGAGCCCAGCCATGTCCTGCACAGAACAAGGGGAAACATTAAAAGGCAATCCAAAATGGCACAACTCACCCTGTTGCCTATATCATTTTGTGACCCTTAGGGTCCCACACACAAGAAATAGAAGAGCTGAAGATGTATCAaaatgctgtatgtctaaactggAAAGCACAGAAGGGGgattcaacttccatactctttccaataagtgctgagtgcttaGCAGAGAAGCAGTATGATATActattttcaaagtctttggtatgattgACCCTCACCTTTcctctcatgacctcaataaaaaatGGCCCCACAGCCAATTTGAGCTTCCcatgaataaagaaaggttcagacaaacaaacacaccttgATGCTGAGAACGTGCGTCCCCGCCTTGATGAGTTCGTCCGCCAGGTCCATGTAGTACTTCAGGTTGTACTTGGTCTTGGTGGGGTCGGACACATCGCCGGAGTAGCAGATGGCGGCCTCCACGATTCCGCCCGCCTCTCCCGCGGCCTCCATGCCCAGGATCAGGTTTGGCAGGTAGTTCAGGGAGTCAAACACGCGGAACACGTCCATGCCAGTCTCCTTGGCGACTTTGCAGAACCTGGAAAGAAAAGAGCACACAGGATGAAACCAAGGACTTTTAGAATCAATTTGGCTTtgaaatgtccattttcttttccCTTATCAAGGttcaaaaatgtacaatgtctttCCATGTGGGATGTTGCTATAActcaactagtagcagcctcacagttgagctcctgcttCCAATTACAATGTAGTTGCAGTTCAATcttgggtcaggacatctcggtatCTGAAGGGTGGTTAAATACTTACTCAAAGATGACATTGTCGGGGTAGCTAGTGTAGCCCAGAGTACTAGTGCATTATGCTGAAGGGCTAGTGTGTTAAGCTGAAGGGTTACTGGTAAATACTggctatatacatatacagacacTCACTCAAAGATGACGTTGTCTGGGTAGCTGGTGTAGCCGACGCCGTTGGCTCCCCGCAGCAGCATCTGGAAGGGGATGTTAGGGATCCGCTTCCTCATTGCCTCCAGACGCTCCCACGGGCACTCCTTCAGGAACCGCAGCGCCACGTCAAACGTCgcacctgggggggggggggtcaaacaTTGAAGTCAAAAGTCCTTCCCTCACCATACAGCAGGtagatactgtagatgcagaaatgttcgcggtggttttatgttcaaggTTTTTATGGTAAGCTctttactgcgaacttaaaaccactgcgaaatgCCATTCcaatgtgtgactgtagcactactaatactattgtttcaaacaccaACTCAAAACCACGGcgtacactccattttccccctaccacgaaatcaaatccatgcgaatttctgcatttacagaatacagaatattcttgagaCTTgataattagaaaaaaaattatattaggGGCAATAGAATTTGATGACTTCATGCATATGGTCACAAAAATAATATCTAGAATTCTTTCATACCCAGCTATCAATAGTCGGTACAACTACGGTTCTTTCTTAAGTCATTAATGAGAGAAGAATGGAAAGTAAAAATGCTActttagccagggaggaaaccttaaGTCTCTGAAGTCTTGCGTAAAGTCTCACGATAATAAATGAATCAACAGTATTGACTGCTCCCCTCACCTCCCCAGTTCTCCACACTGTACATGTTGGCGAAGTTGTGCGCCACGAAGGGGGCGATGCGACACAGGTCATACGACCTGACCCGCGTGGCCAGCAGGGACTGATGAGCGTCTCGGAACGTGGTGTCCATCAGAAGCAGGCCCTTGTGGTTACGCACGGCCTTGGCGAAGCCTTCCGGACCCTCCTCCACAAAGATGTCGCGGAAACCTCTCGGCAGAGGCTGGTCTGGAAGGTGAAAATAAAGAAACTGTGaaaaatagttttatcaggttgatAAATCAGTGTTTAACTAGTTCTTTGTGCACGGCCAGGATATAattacaaatgtttcaatgaccgtctgtcaccatcCTCAGGGCATTACTGAttggttctactttgcactgcacctaggtgttgctgctgcagtgtgaagaatgcggtgcCAAGCGTGACTAAGTTTTTATAACCGGTTAACCATCATGGTATGACTAAATATATACTCCAGtaggaagtagaaccagtcagtatggCAGACGGTCACCTGAACGTCAGCAGGTGATTATATACTGGTGTACATAGAACTttaaaaataaataataaaagaaTTATGTTGTAAATGATTTTCATTCTTTCCGTCATTCTATGCATGTCAAAGTTGGCTTTCAGGTTCAAATCTGGAATCAATCAGTATAAACATGTATTGAAAATTAATTCTCCAAGTGTAATGTAGATTTTCCTATAAGGTCTTTACATTTGAGGGGCTAATCTACACAATGTATTTGGTCATTAGACTGAAAGAGTTCATGAGCTATACCAAGCTAGCTGGATGCAACAATTGCTACTTTTCTGTGATATTTCATGAGGTATAAGTTGCAACCATTTACGAATGTTTCGGCAATGAGATTAGAATTCTCTAAGCTGCTGGAGAGAGTTATGATTAAAATTGGGGATTGAAGTCAAAATCAAGTCAATATTCTATTATAAAGGCTTTTAAATTAGTGATATCTATGTCCTAAGTTATTGATTGAATTCTACAAAATCAGCATGAAAAATGGATGTGCTAAGGGTCTGTCTACAACTCCTTTTTGCCAACTTGTTAggacacaccaattcatttccttgttATCAGAGTTTTTAAGTTGATAATGTAGCACAAAGTCAACATGAGAACATGGGGCTGGGAGGAAAGTTTGAATCTGACTACTGTATATTCAGTCCCAAAAACTGTGTGAACTAAGACCCTGTTCATATCAGGACTATCATAGCCAGTTGAATTAATTTAGCCTGTTAATTTGCGTTCATATTGCAGGCTCCATATTGGGCTAAGATAGCCGGCTAAATTAGCCGGGTAAATCTTTATTAATAAACTAATTCAACTGGCTATGATAGGCTAAATATGAACAGGGTCTAAAGGTACAGGCTTTCCCCTCAGACTATGTTTTCATGTCAATCTTCCAGTTAAGCACGATTTTTCGCCAAATCCAAGAACAAAAAAACTGAACTGGTGTGACCTTTTTTGGGCCTATCACtctgttttaaccttctccctgctgcctaaccctgtaatcaatacaaatttggtgccaagaggctacttcagcagggagaaggttaattggTAAGTATGCTGCTATTTGTTCCCTCACTAAATCATTCTGTGGAAAACTGCTCAAACCTGTGGACACTTTATTGGTACACAATcgaaaaataacaagaaaatcaGTGAgcaaaaaatgaagaaatcatCAGTGAACATAACATTGTGAACAGTTGCACACGTGGAGCGCGGAAGCTTGAAGCACGATTAAAGTCATTCGCAGGAAAAGAAGCAAATTAGGTTAGAGAACCACCTTGCCTGGAGTCGTCCTGAAATGTGAAGGTAGCGTGCAGGGCTTTCTCCAGCTTAGAATCTTAATCCGTCTTTTCTGTTTGACAGTGCAAAGCCCCACATTGAGCGGTGAAGGCCTGAGAAAGCCAGGTCAGTTTGGGGGTTATGGGAAAGTTTGGACTTTTTAACTGTCTGAAAGGATCTTGTTTCTAATTTAGAAGCCTGGGGCAAATTTCAAATGGCTTTATCttgattttgcaaaatttttgtGATGCTGTTGATGACTTTTTTTTCTGGGGGACAGAATGGTTAAAACTTTGTCCTGAGCAGCAAAATCCAAGGATGTAAGAAAGGACGGATGCTGGAGAAAGCCCTGGTAGCGTGATTAAAAGCAGATGAGAGGCAAACGGATTAGACAATGAACGAGTTCACATGCAAAGCTGTTTGCACGAAAGCTTGGCAGGAAGCAGAAATTAAGGCAGCACAGTTCGCTTGTGGTGCATATCAACTCTTAGGCAGCATTGGAAAGATGCCATAGTCACGGTGGTAGgtttcaagcttgaagctgtgcAAACAGATGTATTTTGGTCTGTTTTGATTTCAGTCATTTGGGTTGAAACAATTGTGTTGATATCACTTTTATATGTGACCTTCTTACCAGCATTTGATTGCATTTTTAGGTGTTCATTACTGTTTAATACTTTAATTACTAAAAACACAATAAAGCTCATCAAGTTAAAAAGAACTTTTTTACAAAAGGGAAACAGCTGCAAAACTTATTTTCTTAGGAGGGAACATTATACGACTGACATTAAATCGAAGCGTCATGCTTGTTATAATTTGGGAGGTGTGTGTAGAAGATGTATTTCCAATCTTGGAAAATCAACCCTGGTACCATCCTTCAATATTCCATTGTGTAAGAGAGCTTCACAGTCATTCAGTTAATCAACAGCATAGCACTTATAAGTTACACGTCCCACCTGGAAATCACAGACAGTTATGATTACCTTCACACAACAACACTTCCTTGTCAtgagcagggctcaaaataccaccTGCATTATCATATAGGTTAGTGCAGGTATCTGTGATGTCTACAGTCTACCTGCAGTGGTCCATATACTTGATATGTGAGTTAGTGTATCACTGTATGACAGTACTATGTGGATTTTCAATTTCTGCATTGATTGTTATCGTCTGTGAAATGGCAAATAAAGAATTGGGATCTTTTAAAAATGATCCACATTGCTATATTAATGGACGTGGTGCAAGTAAAAGTGATTTGGAAAGTTATCTGCACCAGTGCAGGTATATGCAGAATAAAGAAGTACAtcaaaacctgtacaagtgaccacctccacatattttttggtggtccggtcccttagataatttttcctatTGAGACAATACTCTGTCTAGCATAGTGAACACTTTTCCACTTAGACCAGATTCTACCGGTCCCGaattgataaatgaatgaatgaataaatgacagGTTTATTCAGCAAATTCAGGTCCGAGTGAGTGATTTCTTCTTTAActgttttgactgtacagtatttcgagccctggttatATACACATACGTCCCTGCGCCTGTATCCACTGAGCCACGGCACAGTGAGAAGGACAGCTCACCTCGTCTCTGCCTTTTGTCTGACGGGTCTGGAATGGTGGGAgccccaaacacacacaacatGGGTGACAGGAGAGCAGAGTTAGTCACCAGTCACCAACATGAATGACATGCACACCCAGGACGTAAGAGTAAAACTATGCTAGCACATTTAAACTACACAtggatatagatatagaaatatgttcatacaaagtagaagtatcaAAGAACCCTGTAAGCACCTTCGTTAGCACAATAGTATAGATTAagacgttgatgaaagttagacatccaggtagtaagatacgctaaaaataattactcaagcaactggatacaattttgaaacagacgtttcagacagcatccactgtctttcgtcagtgactaacgataggactgagaacaccgtctgaaacgtctgactgtttcaaaattttatccagttgcttgagtaattatttttggagtATAAATTAAGATTAAACTTTGTCGGTTTGTCATAAAAACTTGTATCTCATTTCAATATTGACGGAGGTCCTGCAACATTCCCAAAATTGTTCAAAGAACAACTGTGGGGCACAAATTTGGCATGGCTGCCTGAAAATTGGTACATTATTATCTTCCTGTTTGACATGATACAGTACTGGCATTTCTTGGACACTGCAAAATAAAGCTTCTCGTCAAGGATATCAGTAAGTGTCCTATATAATCATACAACAAACTACGATGAATGTAACTGCGCCGTAAAACACGCACCAGCCGACTTGACACTTGAAGGCTTAAAAGTAATCAAGAAATACAAGTGCATAATGGACTCTATGTTACAGTGTTTGTAGTGATGACAGCACGTCTTTATACTACAAATTGGTACCGCTTAAAGGttgaatgtattttcaaaccTCATATTTAGATAACCTATCGTCTCAAGGTCAAATCATAATTTTCATGTAAGCATAAATGTTTTGTAGTATACGCAATGACTTTGACACTAAATAAGTTTTAAACATGAATGACTCACCGAAGGGCACCGGGGGCACCACGGGCGTGATCTCTGCTGGCATGAGgccggtggggaggggggtgcaggGCCCGTTGACCATGATGTGTGCGATGTAGTAGAGCAGCTTCTGGGCGCGGTTGCGGCTGGGGATGAAGTTGAAGAGGCCGGGGTTCTGGTCGATGAAGTGAGTGGAGATGGCCCCCGACAGGAACTCCTCGTTGTGCAGCACGTTTTGGAGGAAGGGGATGTTGGTCTGTGGAAAAGGGTCAAACAATATCACTGTTggtaatgtttgcagtggttttgtttttggtgctttttgcggtgacctctccTTTGTGAAATGATGACACCGTAAATATGTGTTTCCACTGCATTAACAGTACCTGTGCTTAGTCTACACAAAAGTCTACACACTTAGTACATTGTGAAAACCTCACTTATCTTCCTCCTGCAGAATTAAGTCCTGCGAAAGATTTACAGTTGTAGCTGATTTCACAACAGGTGTAGCAATTCCTAATCAATGCACGAAAATATGCCAATTTTTGGAAACTTACACTGTAGACCAACTCTATATGATgacctgtacatacatgtagtggtcACCTACAATGTACCTACTGTGACCAGTTTCTTGAGTGCTACCATAATATTGATGACAGCAGTACTTTTTGAGATGATAATATCGTCCTTACCTTGACGCCTCGGATTCTGAACTCGGACAGCGCTCTCCTCATCTTGGTGGCGGCGGAGCGGTGGTCGATAGCGTGCGCAATCACCTTGCACAGCAGCGAGTCGTAGTGCGGGGAGATGATTGCGCCTGCGAAGGCCGACGCGCTGTCCAGACGGATCCCCATGCCCTCTCCGCTCCGGAACACCTGCGGGAGTTAGGGCAGCACATGAGCAACAGTTACCTATCTCTGTAGATCCAAGTTACCCACATCTATCCTTGGTTTCAGTTAGGgtagatatagatatacatagACCTGTCCCCAGCTTCTATACACCAGTTGCCAGTACATATGGATAGACCCTGTTTACTCACCTAAATACCCTGTTATATGTTAATATAGACCCAGGTCACCCAATTCTACCCAGGGTTAAAGTTTGAGCAGACACAGATAGACCCATCTCTAGCCTACCTAGTTCCAAGGTTGGGGTGGGTACAGACATACCCAATTAGAGTAGATACAGACCCAGGTTGCCAACCTCTTTCCTAGATATAGGCAGACCCATCTCTAGCCTGACTGTAACAGGATTAGAGTTCATATGGATAGACCCAGGTACCCACCCATATCCAGACTATACCAGGGTTAGAGTAGACCCAGGTTACCCTCCTTCATCCTGGGTTAAAGTTAAGGTAGATACAGATAAACCCATTTCTAGCCTACCTGTACCAAGGTTAGAGTAACAGATAGACCCAGGTTACCCACCTCTATCCTGCCAGTATCGGGCTGGAAGTTCCGGCCCGGGTCCTCGGTGGTGACCCGACACTGGATGGCGGACCCGTGGATGTTGATGTTGTCCTGGGACAGACCCAGCTCAGGCAGGGTGTTCCCCTGGGCGATCTTCAGTTGGGACTGCACCAAGTCAACCCTGCAGTAcaaatttatttgtttgtttgtaaatacgttgcatacctggtaaaccaccTCAATACAAAACACATCAGGGTTGTATTTgaaagagtacaa from Branchiostoma lanceolatum isolate klBraLanc5 chromosome 4, klBraLanc5.hap2, whole genome shotgun sequence includes these protein-coding regions:
- the LOC136433924 gene encoding pyruvate carboxylase, mitochondrial-like isoform X1 yields the protein MFRLQSPVACVQRVAQAQLRVTGHAPTLGGHARALGGAASRSHYSTQPETATQTDKPIQKVMVANRGEIAIRVFRACTELGISTVAVYSTEDRMHMHRQKADEAYPIGKGLPPVAAYLNIPEYIQIAKENDVDAIHPGYGFLSERSDFAQAVVDAGIRFVGPAPEIVRKMGDKVEARQIAIAAGVQVVPGTDGPVSTLEEAQQFCSEHGYPIILKAAFGGGGRGMRIVRNKEDLNENFQRATSEALAAFGNGSLFIEKFIEKPRHIEVQILGDKAGNVVHLFERDCSVQRRYQKVVEYAPAPELDPVIRKDILADAVKLAKFVGYENAGTVEFLLDQEQGKFYFIEVNARLQVEHTVTEEVTGVDLVQSQLKIAQGNTLPELGLSQDNINIHGSAIQCRVTTEDPGRNFQPDTGRIEVFRSGEGMGIRLDSASAFAGAIISPHYDSLLCKVIAHAIDHRSAATKMRRALSEFRIRGVKTNIPFLQNVLHNEEFLSGAISTHFIDQNPGLFNFIPSRNRAQKLLYYIAHIMVNGPCTPLPTGLMPAEITPVVPPVPFDPSDKRQRRDQPLPRGFRDIFVEEGPEGFAKAVRNHKGLLLMDTTFRDAHQSLLATRVRSYDLCRIAPFVAHNFANMYSVENWGGATFDVALRFLKECPWERLEAMRKRIPNIPFQMLLRGANGVGYTSYPDNVIFEFCKVAKETGMDVFRVFDSLNYLPNLILGMEAAGEAGGIVEAAICYSGDVSDPTKTKYNLKYYMDLADELIKAGTHVLSIKDMAGLLKPQAAKILISALRDKHPDMPIHVHTHDTSGAGVASMLACAEAGADVVDVAVDSMSGMTSQPSMGALVASLQGTELDTGIPLERVFDYSAYWEQTRQLYSPFECTVSMKSGNADVYENEIPGGQYTNLQFQAYSLGLADKFPEIKKAYAEANKLLGDVIKVTPSSKVVGDLAQFMVQNKLTPEMVLDRAEELSLPSSVIEFFQGYLGEPYGGFPEPLRSKILKGMKKVTGRPGESMPPLDFAALKLQLLEKFGKKIPVQDWDVLSAALYPTVLDEYLDFRSDFGPVDCLETRLFLTGPKIAEECEVAIEKGKTLSIKPLAVGDLNKMGQREVFFEMNGQLRSVLVKDNQALKEMHFHPKALKGVKGSIGAPMPGSVVDVKVAEGDKVKKGDPLVVLSAMKMEMVVKAPVDGVVKKISVEKGMSLEGDDLLVDVE
- the LOC136433924 gene encoding pyruvate carboxylase, mitochondrial-like isoform X2 translates to MFRLQSPVACVQRVAQAQLRVTGHAPTLGGHARALGGAASRSHYSTQPETATQTDKPIQKVMVANRGEIAIRIFRACHELGMSTVGVFSEQDRLQTYRQKADEAYLIGKGLPAVAAYLNVPEYIEIAKENDVDAIHPGYGFLSERSDFAQAVVDAGIRFVGPAPEIVRKMGDKVEARQIAIAAGVQVVPGTDGPVSTLEEAQQFCSEHGYPIILKAAFGGGGRGMRIVRNKEDLNENFQRATSEALAAFGNGSLFIEKFIEKPRHIEVQILGDKAGNVVHLFERDCSVQRRYQKVVEYAPAPELDPVIRKDILADAVKLAKFVGYENAGTVEFLLDQEQGKFYFIEVNARLQVEHTVTEEVTGVDLVQSQLKIAQGNTLPELGLSQDNINIHGSAIQCRVTTEDPGRNFQPDTGRIEVFRSGEGMGIRLDSASAFAGAIISPHYDSLLCKVIAHAIDHRSAATKMRRALSEFRIRGVKTNIPFLQNVLHNEEFLSGAISTHFIDQNPGLFNFIPSRNRAQKLLYYIAHIMVNGPCTPLPTGLMPAEITPVVPPVPFDPSDKRQRRDQPLPRGFRDIFVEEGPEGFAKAVRNHKGLLLMDTTFRDAHQSLLATRVRSYDLCRIAPFVAHNFANMYSVENWGGATFDVALRFLKECPWERLEAMRKRIPNIPFQMLLRGANGVGYTSYPDNVIFEFCKVAKETGMDVFRVFDSLNYLPNLILGMEAAGEAGGIVEAAICYSGDVSDPTKTKYNLKYYMDLADELIKAGTHVLSIKDMAGLLKPQAAKILISALRDKHPDMPIHVHTHDTSGAGVASMLACAEAGADVVDVAVDSMSGMTSQPSMGALVASLQGTELDTGIPLERVFDYSAYWEQTRQLYSPFECTVSMKSGNADVYENEIPGGQYTNLQFQAYSLGLADKFPEIKKAYAEANKLLGDVIKVTPSSKVVGDLAQFMVQNKLTPEMVLDRAEELSLPSSVIEFFQGYLGEPYGGFPEPLRSKILKGMKKVTGRPGESMPPLDFAALKLQLLEKFGKKIPVQDWDVLSAALYPTVLDEYLDFRSDFGPVDCLETRLFLTGPKIAEECEVAIEKGKTLSIKPLAVGDLNKMGQREVFFEMNGQLRSVLVKDNQALKEMHFHPKALKGVKGSIGAPMPGSVVDVKVAEGDKVKKGDPLVVLSAMKMEMVVKAPVDGVVKKISVEKGMSLEGDDLLVDVE
- the LOC136433924 gene encoding pyruvate carboxylase, mitochondrial-like isoform X3, with translation MFRLQSPVACVQRVAQAQLRVTGHAPTLGGHARALGGAASRSHYSTQPETATQTDKPIQKVMVANRGEIAIRVFRACTELGISTVAVYSTEDRMHMHRQKADEAYPIGKGLPPVAAYLNIPEYIQIAKENDVDAIHPGYGFLSERSDFAQAVVDAGIRFVGPAPEIVRKMGDKVEARQIAIAAGVQVVPGTDGPVSTLEEAQQFCSEHGYPIILKAAFGGGGRGMRIVRNKEDLNENFQRATSEALAAFGNGSLFIEKFIEKPRHIEVQILGDKAGNVVHLFERDCSVQRRYQKVVEYAPAPELDPVIRKDILADAVKLAKFVGYENAGTVEFLLDQEQGKFYFIEVNARLQVEHTVTEEVTGVDLVQSQLKIAQGNTLPELGLSQDNINIHGSAIQCRVTTEDPGRNFQPDTGRIEVFRSGEGMGIRLDSASAFAGAIISPHYDSLLCKVIAHAIDHRSAATKMRRALSEFRIRGVKTNIPFLQNVLHNEEFLSGAISTHFIDQNPGLFNFIPSRNRAQKLLYYIAHIMVNGPCTPLPTGLMPAEITPVVPPVPFDQPLPRGFRDIFVEEGPEGFAKAVRNHKGLLLMDTTFRDAHQSLLATRVRSYDLCRIAPFVAHNFANMYSVENWGGATFDVALRFLKECPWERLEAMRKRIPNIPFQMLLRGANGVGYTSYPDNVIFEFCKVAKETGMDVFRVFDSLNYLPNLILGMEAAGEAGGIVEAAICYSGDVSDPTKTKYNLKYYMDLADELIKAGTHVLSIKDMAGLLKPQAAKILISALRDKHPDMPIHVHTHDTSGAGVASMLACAEAGADVVDVAVDSMSGMTSQPSMGALVASLQGTELDTGIPLERVFDYSAYWEQTRQLYSPFECTVSMKSGNADVYENEIPGGQYTNLQFQAYSLGLADKFPEIKKAYAEANKLLGDVIKVTPSSKVVGDLAQFMVQNKLTPEMVLDRAEELSLPSSVIEFFQGYLGEPYGGFPEPLRSKILKGMKKVTGRPGESMPPLDFAALKLQLLEKFGKKIPVQDWDVLSAALYPTVLDEYLDFRSDFGPVDCLETRLFLTGPKIAEECEVAIEKGKTLSIKPLAVGDLNKMGQREVFFEMNGQLRSVLVKDNQALKEMHFHPKALKGVKGSIGAPMPGSVVDVKVAEGDKVKKGDPLVVLSAMKMEMVVKAPVDGVVKKISVEKGMSLEGDDLLVDVE